GCCCTTGCTGGCCTGGCTGGTGGGCCGCTCGGCGCGAGTGGTTTTCAACGAAACCCACCTCGGCGTGGTGGAACAGCCCGGCATGGGCAATCTGCTGCGACAATACCGGTTGCAAGGAGTGGCCGCCGTGCTGCTGTTGCTGGCCTTGTTGTATATCTGGCAAAACAGTTTTCCCCTGGCGCCTTTGCCGCAAAAACCCTCCGCAGAACAAGCCGCTTACATCCAGGGTCGCGATACCATGATGGGGCTGGTGCATCTTCTGCGCCGGGGCATTCCGCCGCGGCGGGTGCTCCGCATTTGTCTGGAACACTGGAAAGAAACCGCCGGACGGAACGCCGATGCGACCGTGCTGGCGGAGATGGAGGCGCGGGTCAACGCCTTCGAGCAAACCCCGGCGCGTTTGGCCAATCCGGTGGCCGTGTATGCGGAACTGGCACGCCTGGCGGCAGAAAAACGCCGGCATCGCAAATCCCAAACCCCGGCAGCTCCTAAAAACTCGTCTCCTTCCTCAGCTTTATGAATCCAAACGAACTGGCCTGGCAGGAAACCCTGGCGCGCGCCCGCGCGGAAATTCAAAAAGTCATCATCGGTCAGGAACAAGTGGTGGACCTGGCTCTCATGGCCATTCTGACCGGCCAGCACGCCCTGGTGGAAGGAGTGCCCGGTGTGGCCAAAACCCTGCTCGTCCGCACGCTGGCCGCCGTGCTGCACTGCCAGTTTGCCCGCATCCAGTTCACCCCGGATTTAATGCCCTCCGACATCACCGGCACCAATGTTTTCAACCTGCAACGCAACGAGTTCACCCTCATCAAAGGCCCGGTCTTCACCGATTTCCTGCTGGCTGATGAAATTAATCGCGCCCCCGCCAAAACCCAGGCCGCCCTGCTGCAAGCCATGCAGGAACGCGCCGTGACCATTGACCGCGAAACCCATGCCCTCTCCCCCAATTTCACGGTTTTCGCCACCCAAAATCCCATCGAGTACGAGGGCACCTACCCTCTGCCCGAGGCCCAGAAAGATCGTTTCATGCTCAAAATCAACATGGCCTGCCCGGGCCGCGAAGAAGAACTGACCCTGGCCCGCCGCATGTTGCAGGGCGAAGCTCCGGAAAATGTGCTCGCCCGCGGCGAGGTACACCCCGTTTTGGGGCCTAATGAATTGCAAAGGCTGCGCGCCGCCATGGAGGCCATCACCGTCCGCGATGAATTGGTGGCGTATCTGTTGGACCTGGTGCGTGCCACCCGTGAACATGAAGCGCTGCTGGCCGGAGCCGGCCCACGGGCCACGCAGAGCCTTCTCCTCGCCAGCCGGGCCTCAGCGGCGCTGGCCGGCCGTGATTTCGTCACCCCCGATGACATTAAAGCCCTGGCCCTGCCCGTGCTTGAACACCGCTTGGTGCTGCGCCCGGAATTTGAGATCGAGGGGCTTACCGTCCGTGAGGTGATCGAACGGATTTTGCAGGAAACACCAGTCCCGCGATGATGGTTCCCGCGCCACGCCTGCTCAAAACGGTGGCCCTGGCCGGCTTGCCCCTGAGCCTGCTGGCGGCGGCAGCCCCTGGCTGGACGATTTTCTGCCTGCTGGCTGGGCTGGCCGTGATTGCCATTGTGATAACGGATGCGCTGCGCGCTTCCCAATCCTGGCAAGGCCTGGAGCTATGCGGCCCTCCAATGACCCGCCTTGCCAAAGACCGGCCAGGCAAGCTGGAAATCAAACTGCGGCACTCCGATGCAACGGAACGCCGGGTACGGCTGGCCTTGCCCTGGCCCGAGGAACTTACGGCCCATCCCGAAGAACTATCATTGATGCTGCCCCCCGGTCAGGCCTGGTGTCTGGGGGAGTGGACTCTTTGTCCCCACCGGCGCGGACGTTACCTCATCCACACGGCCGGCGTGGAAACTGACTCCCCCTGGGGATTCTGGCGCGTGCGCCGCCAGCAACCGCTGCGTCTGGAAATTCGGGTTTATCCCAACCTGGCCCGTGAACGCACCCCGCTGGCCTCGCTGTTTCTGCGCCGGGGCATGGTCGGTGTGCATGCCGTGCGCCAGGTCGGCAAAGGACGCGAATTTGAGCTCCTGCGCGAATACCTGCCCGGCGACAGCTACGAGGATGTGCACTGGAAGGCCACCGCCCGCCGCGCCCGTCCCATTACCAAAGTGTATCAAATTGAAAAAACACAGGAAATCTACGTTTTGCTCGATGCCTCACGACTGAGCGGGCGCCCCGCCGCGCGTACGCTGCAAATGGGCGCTGCTGCGGACACCCCCACCGCCCATATTGAAACTGCCTTTGAACGCTACCTCACCGCCGCGCTCGTTTTGGGGCTGGCCGCAGAACAACAAGGCGACCACTTCGGCCTTTTGTCCTTCAGCGATAAAATCGAGCGCTTCGTCCGGGCGCGCAACGGCCGCCATCATTACCAAACCTGCCGCGACGCCCTTTACACCCTCATGCCCCAGGAAGTCGCGCCCGATTTTGATGAAGTCGCCACCTTTCTCCGCCTCCGGCTGCGCCGCCGGGCGTTATTAATCTTCCTCACCAGTCTGGAGGACCCGTTAATGGCCGAAAGCTTCAGCCGCAACCTCGAGATGCTCTGTCGCCAGCATCTCATTCTGGTGGCCATGCTCCGCCCTCCACTGGCCCTGCCCATCTTCAGCTCCGCCGAGGCGCAAAATGTGGACGATTTGTACTTGCACCTCGCCGGTCACTTACAATGGTGGAAGTTGCAAGAGCTCGAACGATCCCTTGCGCGCCGGGGAGTCCGCCTCACTTTGCTGGACCAGGAAGAACTCAGCGCCGGACTGGTGTCCCAGTACCTCACCATTAAACGGCGACAGCTCCTGTAACGGCGGCTCCGCCGCGCGGGGCAGCCCGCAAGCCTTTACTTGGCCCCCTGATCTATCCACGCCCGGATCAACCCCACCTGCTCCTTGCTCAGCGGCTCGCCTTTGCCCTCGGGCGGCATGTGATGGTCAGGGTCTTCCGTCACCCGCGCCACAGACAACACCAACAGGCTTTCCTCACTTTTGCCCGGCACCACCGCCTTGCCCTTGCCGCTCTTGAGCGTCGCCTCCAAACTGTCAAGCCGCACCCGGCCCTTCTGCTTATCCGGACCGTGACATTCAATGCACGACTTTTCAAAAATCGGTTTGATGTCCTTTTCGTAAGTCAAACCCTTTTTATCGGACGGCGGCGGCAGCTTGGCGGCCAAATCGGCGGCCACCAACGCCAGCGCCCCTGCCAACGCCAAACCGGCCACCCCGAAAAACACGCGATGTCTGTTCATGGCGGCAATATATAGCACCAGCCCCTTTGAACGCCAATTTTTCTAATTAAGTTTATTGTTGCTTCTTATTTTTCACTGCCCTTATCAATGCACCTACCGCACCCCGTCTAAGATTATGCCCAAAGGCCCGGTTGCCTGGCAAAACTGCAAGCACAGGCATGAATATCGCCTAACCTCCAACTCTCCGCCCAGTGTGCAGGCTTGCGGCCCATGCCGGTTTGCCGTAAGGTGCGGGCCATCCGATGGTTTACCCGCGCCGGTGTGGCGAAATGGCAGACGCACAGGACTTAAAATCCTGGGACCGTAAAAAGTCGTGTGGGTTCGAGTCCCACCACCGGCACCATGCTCGATTTTTCCCCCGCTAAAAGGAGATTATGCAGGAGTTGGCGCGCTGCAGCCATGCTCCGGCAACAGCGCGCCCAAGGTTAACCATTCACCAGCTTCCACCCTCATTTCATGGGCTGACAATGATGAAGTATCGCTGGCGTTGTTCAGCAAGAATGGGCAGGGTTTGAGCAAAGCTGCCGTCCAATCCAAACCGGCCACTGGCCACTTCCTCCCATTCCACCAGCGGCAAGGCAAGGTTGTCGGCCGCCAAAACGCGGTAAAGGTCTCCCGGCCGTCCACCCGTTCCGCTCAGTATCAGGTTGTTTCCTTCGCGCACAGGCGCAGCGAAGACCGGCGGGGTGGGCGGCAGCGCACGCGCCACCTGGATGGTGCCGTCCACCGTCAAACGGGAAGTATCCCACCGCAAGCCTTCCGGCAGTAGCGGCAACTCCAAACTGGCAAAACTGCCCGCAAACGCCACTGCGTCAAAAAGATCAAAGGCATCCCCTTCCGCCAGCGCATCGCCGGTGGCGGTCACCTGGAGGGTGCCGCCGCAATATTGAGTCGCCACGCCCACAATGCGGTCACTGCGCAGCACCAGCCCTGCCTTGTTAATTTCCATGACCAGATTCCCCGCCAAAGCCAGGTCTTGGGCGAGGGTCAAGGTCACCAAACCAGTGCCCGGCTCCAAAGTCGCCCCCTCCTCCACCGCCACCGGCCCGGCCAGCGCGCCCTCAACCCTCAAAGTTCCGGCGCTCACCACCGTGCGGCCGGCGTACGTATGATTGCCCCGCAATGCCAGAAGGCCGGAGCCGGTTTTGCGCAGGCCGCCCGGCCCTGACAACACGCCTGAGAGTTGAATGGTGTGAACATCCGTGTCCAGGGTCACGTCCCCATTGGTGCCGGTCAACGTCATGGCCAGCACGCTGGTCCAGCTCTGCCAGGCGCCCAAGGTGCCGCCGCCGAGGTTGATAAGGTAAGTGGTATTATTGTCCAGGTTGCCGCTCTTCAACCCGGAGGGTCCCAGCCGGAAGATGCCGCCTTCCAAGTTAAAGGTGTCCGTGTCGGCAGTCTCACCCCGGCCATCCAACACAATGCCATGAGCGATGGCCACGCCGCCGGTTTGCGTGAAGATGCCCGTGCCATCAATGCCTATGTACAGGATGCCATTTTGTTCGGCCACGGCATTCTGGTTCACCACGCCGGCGGGCACGTTGGTAATGTTCAGAGTGCCGCCGCCGAGGAGGTAAGAACTGGTGTTATTGGGCCAGTGCCCCACGCGCATTTCCAAGGTGATGAACACGTCGCCACCATCCTGCACGACATCACCGGTCGTACCGCTGATATTCCCCACGTTGATGCGTCCCACCACCGGGCGGGCGCCATTTTGAATGATCAGCCGGCCGTAGATATCACGCCCCACCTCCAAACTTTGGCCGATTTCCATCTGGGCGCTGCCGTCCATAATCATCGCCCCCTCGCCAGGCGTGCGAATATACACATTGCCCGCGCCCCGGATATTATTGGTCAGCACAAACTTGTCCGTGCGCCAGAAGTAAAGTGTGGAATTAACAATAATATCACCCGCCACGGAGCCACTTTCCCCCCCCGTTGCCCAGGAACAGGTTACCCGCGCTGACCAACGTGCCACCGGTGTAGGTGTTGTCCGCGGTCAGGAACACATTGCCCGCCCCCTGCTTATGCAGCAGACCGTCACCGCCAATCACCCCCGCCAGGGTGAAATCCGTGCCCGAGTTGCTCGCGGCCTCCACAGTGTTGCTTCCCGTGATGAATCCGCCGCCGCGCAAGGTGGCCGTGCCGTTGTCCTTGAATAAACGAGCGCCATTGCCCAGGGCAAACGCCTTGTCCTGCGGCTGCGAGCTGCCCCAGAACATCACCGTGGCGCCGTTGGTCACCACCATCACCCCGTTGCTGCCGAGGTAGGTGTTGCCTTCCACCGAAAAGGTCCCCTGCAACACGGAAATATCCCCCAGCTCTGTATTACCCACACTGACCAGCGAAAACTGGTTGGCGCCAATCTTGGTTAATGCATGGCCGTTCCCCATAAATGCCGCATCCGGGTTGGCGCGCACATCAAATCGGCCTATGGCGTTCACGGTTGCATCTCCGCTTAAGGTGACAAAACGGAATGCGTTGTTCTGCCCCCCACCACTATTTACCAGCACCCCCAAACCATCCGGGCCAGCGCCCGCTACCGTGAATGGTTCAGCACCGAAGTTAATCGCGTTGATTTCCAGCGCGGCGCCTGCTTCCAAAAAGGTGCCACCCGCCGCTGTACCAAACGCCGTGGCCGCCGTGGGGCGCAGCCGCCCACCCTGCGCTATGATTGTCCCGTCAAAACCGGCCATGGAAGCGCCAAGGAACAGGGTGTTCGTGCCCGATTTAACAAAAAGCCCGTCCCCTGTCATGGTGTTGCCCCAAGTCACGTCGTCGCTGCGCTTGAGCACAAGTTTGGCGCGGTTTTCCACCGGGCCGGAGCCGAGATTTCCATACGCCCCGCCCTCGCCCACTTCCAGCACCCCCCCCCAGCAAGGTAATGGCACCGGCGAAATCATTGATACCGGTATTGGCGATGGTGGCGGTGCCCCCTTGGGATTTGGTTAAACTCCCGCCTCGGATGCGGCCCTCCCCTCGAAAAACATAATTTTTGCTATTCGCCTCGATGCGCCAAATGGCTGGGTACAAATCTCCCACCAGTTGAACGGTCGTCTCCACTCCGCTGTCATCGAACACCACAGTATCCCCTGCCAAAAACCGCTCGTTGCCGGCCCAATTGGGAGTTTGATTCAAATCCCACAAACCCGGCCCCGACGGATGGTCCCCCCGCCAGGTGATAGTGCCGCCCTCCGCGGTGGCCAGCAGGCGGATTTTTCCGGGCACCGAAGTGTCCAGCAGGAAGGAATAGCGGCTGTCGGTTACCACTTCCAGGTTTTCCACCAGGCCATTCAAGGTTCCACCATAGTTGATTAGTGTGTAAAACTCCGTGGTATTCAGGGGCGCCAATGGCACAATCTTTAGCGTCACCCTGCCATTCAGATAAAGGTCACCTCCCAATACCAGCAGGTCGTTGGTGCCGCCACCCTCGACGGTGGATTCTCCCAACTCAAAAACCAAAGTTGCCCCTGTCTCCAAGGTGAGATGATTGGTAATCGTCAGGGTCCCGGCACTGGTCCCCGGCTGCAACACGGTGCGCGCCCCCGCCCTCACGCTGCCATGGACCATCCCACTGCCCATAAGCGATTGTCCCTCGGGCAAATCATAGAGCTGCGCAGGCCGCAGGCTGCTGACATCCATCACGGTGCCGGCAGCAAGTACCAGATTGGTGACCCCAGCCAGGGTGGCGTTGGTTCCTAAAGTCAACCGGCCACTATTGAGGTAAATGGCCCCCTGAAACTCACCCGGCGAATCGAGCGTTAACGTGCCCGAGCCATTTTTATTCAAACGTCCGTTGCCCATGATTTCACCGTAAAGGCTGATGCTGGAGACACCGTCCACCGTATTCGTGCCGCTTAACCTCAGGGAGCCTCGCAGAACAGCATTGTCGAGCGGGGGCGTGGTGGCATTCAATAAGCGGCCGTTTTCCATAATGATATTTTTGGTGGTGGCATTGGTGCCCACCGCCCAAAAAGCCAAGGTTGCCCCCGGCCTTACCATGAGGGGTGCTGCCGGATTACCCAACTGCGTATTGCCCAGGACAGTTAACTGGCCGCCTAATACTTCCACTTCGCCCAGCCCGGTTTCGCCTAAATGCGACAAGGCAATTTCCGCCGGTCCCACTTTGATTAAACGATGGCCATTCCCCACAATGGTTCCCGCAAAAATATCAAACCGGTTCGGGCCGCCCAAGGTGGTGTCGCCCTGCAAAGTAATCACTCCCCCCAGGCCATTGTTGACCAAAGCCCCGCCGGAATTGATGATGGCGCCCACCCCATTATGGCCTGCACCGCTCACACTAACCGGTTCGGTTCCCGGGGAAATGCCCCCGAGGTCCAGCGTGGCGCCCGCCCCAATTATCGTCCCCTGCCCTGTCGCCCCCAGCGCTGCGGGATGGCCCAGCTTCAGTATGCCCTCATTTATTTGCACCGGCCCCAGAAACAGGTTGGCCGTTCCCAAAGTGAGCGTGGAAGTGCCGGATTTGGTTAATCCCAAGGCCATTCCACCCAGCGTACCCGAGCCAGTGAAACTGAAGTTCAGCGACGAGGACGCCACCACCACCCCTGCTGGAGACAGTTGGCCGCCCAAAACCACGTTGATTTGCACAAGCTGCGTATCATCAAAACGCACCACGTCTGCCTGTTTGAAGACGTCCTCGGCCTGGGTGACCAGATTGGACCAATTGGCCATGGTGAAATTCCAGTTGCCATTGGCCGTGGCCACCCATTGCAATGGGGCATTGGTGCCGTTCACCACCAGTTTAATCTTCCCCTCCTCAGTTTCATCGAGGTTTATGGAATAACGGGAATTGTGAATCACCACCGGATTAAAATCACCACGTTTGACCCCCGTATATTTGATCAACCAATAGGTGCCGTTGGCCAGTGGCGCCAGCGGATTGATGACCACCGGAGTGTTGGTAATCACCAAATCGCCCTGAATTTCCAAAAAGTCATTTTGCGGGCCTAATTCCGTCGTCGCCCCCAAGTCGAAGACCAAACGAGCAGACGAAGCAATGTCCGGGGTTTCTGGCAATACCAAGGTGCCCGGCCTCCCCGCCCCAGCAGGGTTGATATCTCCATAAAAGGTGGCTGTGGCCGTGAGACCAGCACCCGGCGCCAACACCACATAAAACTTGTTTCCTGCAATGAATGCCTCCCCCGGCGCAGGCGACCCAGGAATTTCAGTCGTATAAGTCCATGTGCGCCCCTTGACAGTCCCCGAACTGCCCGGGCCCGCATCAAAAATCGCCCAAAGCGCCCGCACCTCGGCCAGGCTATAATCCAGCCCCAACTGGGTCGGCACGCTGTTGAGGGTATAAATCCGCTCCAGCGGCAGGGCCTCATTGAAAAAGGCCACATCGTCCAAATCACAGTCATCCATTTGGTCCATGCGGCCAAACTCAAAAATGGTCGTGGCCGTGGCATCCAACCACGCCTGCGTGGTGACATTGGTGGAAACCCCGAAAATAATGGCCGTGTTCTGATTGACGCCGTCGTGCCGCAAAACCACGTGGTACCAGGTGCCATTGACCAGTGCGGGAGGGAACATGTTGGGCTGCGCATTGCCCCGTTTGAACGTCAAGCGGTTGCCATTACGGGCACGGAAAAAGCCCCATCCAATGTTGGAGCCGGAGGTGGCGCTTTGAGAACCAATACGCATCGGGCCCGGAAAATCGCCGATGTTGGGGCCCGGACGATACCAAAAGCTGATGGTGAAGGCATCGTTCAACCATAGGTCATTTTGGAAAGGCACCGTCACCCGCGAGCCATTGCCATTGTCCACCCGGTTGAAATCCAGCGCGTATCCAAACCGGCCGGGAATCCATTGCGGCAAGGTCCCGGTTCCCTGAGCTGCCAACGTCCCATCATGCGGCGTCCCCACACCGGAGGTGTCTCGCGCAATTGTGCCAGTACCCTCGTCAAAGTTCCAATACGCAATCAAGGCCGCGGACAGAGGCGAGGGAAGGGTGCCCATCAAAAAGAGCACCAGCCCCACATACACTCGTCGCCAGATGGAAGGAGATTTCAAAAAGAAGAATGCGCGCTTCATGGCAGGTTTTTCTTCAGGCCTGACCACATTCCTGTCGGGTAGCAAACCCGCCACGGTCTGCATTACCCGGACTGGCATGGTAGGGTTTTTTTGAGTTACACAATTATATAACGTCCATTTTCTGCCGTCAATTTGGAAATAGGGATTGACGCCCACTCTGCCACCCTTCTGTTTCTTCCTGTCCCCCGCAGGGATTTCTTTGCCCATCCAGATTGCGCATCCGCAGTTGTGGTAATTTGGATACTTCGGTAACATGCCCGCTGACATGAGCGATAACGCAGACCATCTTAGCACGCGCTGGCATGGCCTCCGGGCTGCGCTGGCCGGGTTGAATGGTTATGTGTTGCTGCTGCGGTGGCTCAAACCCGACCTTTACCGGGCCTGTCTTTCAGAAAACATCCGCCGGGGCGAGGAATACCTGGGCTGGGGACTGCCCCCCCGGGACCCTATTGATTTTCTATGGAAGAACCGGCCTTCAAGCCTGTCCCGGGAGGACCGCGTCCATTTGCCGCCCCGGCTGACTGACGCCGGGGGCACTTCCTTGACAGAACTGACCATGCTGGCCGCTGCGACGCGCTTGCTGCAGCCGCGCTGCGTTTTTGAAATTGGCACCTTCAACGGCCGCACCACCGCCGTTTTCCTGATGAACACACCGCCCGAGGCCCGTGTGTACAGCCTGGACTTGCCGCCCTCTGCCACGCCGACTGAAAAAAACATGATTGATTCGGATTGCAGCCTCATTCAGCGCCGGCGGCTGGCGGCGTATGTGTATGAATACGGCTTGGAGGCCCGCTTCGAGCAATTGCTGGGCGATTCCCTGGCCTTTGACCCTTCTCCCTTTGCGGGGCGCGTGGAGCTGGGATTCATTGATGGGGCGCACGCTCTGCCTTATGTCCGTAATGATACCGAAAAAATGGCCCGCATGATAGCTCCCGCCGGCCTCGTATTCTGGCACGATTATGGCGGGCGCGGACGTTTCGGGCCGCTGACAGCCTATTTGGAATCTTTGCAAGAACGACTGGCACTCTACCGCGTGCCGGGAACCA
This is a stretch of genomic DNA from Fontisphaera persica. It encodes these proteins:
- a CDS encoding DUF58 domain-containing protein, coding for MMVPAPRLLKTVALAGLPLSLLAAAAPGWTIFCLLAGLAVIAIVITDALRASQSWQGLELCGPPMTRLAKDRPGKLEIKLRHSDATERRVRLALPWPEELTAHPEELSLMLPPGQAWCLGEWTLCPHRRGRYLIHTAGVETDSPWGFWRVRRQQPLRLEIRVYPNLARERTPLASLFLRRGMVGVHAVRQVGKGREFELLREYLPGDSYEDVHWKATARRARPITKVYQIEKTQEIYVLLDASRLSGRPAARTLQMGAAADTPTAHIETAFERYLTAALVLGLAAEQQGDHFGLLSFSDKIERFVRARNGRHHYQTCRDALYTLMPQEVAPDFDEVATFLRLRLRRRALLIFLTSLEDPLMAESFSRNLEMLCRQHLILVAMLRPPLALPIFSSAEAQNVDDLYLHLAGHLQWWKLQELERSLARRGVRLTLLDQEELSAGLVSQYLTIKRRQLL
- a CDS encoding autotransporter-associated beta strand repeat-containing protein → MLKRSDDVTWGNTMTGDGLFVKSGTNTLFLGASMAGFDGTIIAQGGRLRPTAATAFGTAAGGTFLEAGAALEINAINFGAEPFTVAGAGPDGLGVLVNSGGGQNNAFRFVTLSGDATVNAIGRFDVRANPDAAFMGNGHALTKIGANQFSLVSVGNTELGDISVLQGTFSVEGNTYLGSNGVMVVTNGATVMFWGSSQPQDKAFALGNGARLFKDNGTATLRGGGFITGSNTVEAASNSGTDFTLAGVIGGDGLLHKQGAGNVFLTADNTYTGGTLVSAGNLFLGNGGGKWLRGG
- a CDS encoding autotransporter-associated beta strand repeat-containing protein — translated: MAGDIIVNSTLYFWRTDKFVLTNNIRGAGNVYIRTPGEGAMIMDGSAQMEIGQSLEVGRDIYGRLIIQNGARPVVGRINVGNISGTTGDVVQDGGDVFITLEMRVGHWPNNTSSYLLGGGTLNITNVPAGVVNQNAVAEQNGILYIGIDGTGIFTQTGGVAIAHGIVLDGRGETADTDTFNLEGGIFRLGPSGLKSGNLDNNTTYLINLGGGTLGAWQSWTSVLAMTLTGTNGDVTLDTDVHTIQLSGVLSGPGGLRKTGSGLLALRGNHTYAGRTVVSAGTLRVEGALAGPVAVEEGATLEPGTGLVTLTLAQDLALAGNLVMEINKAGLVLRSDRIVGVATQYCGGTLQVTATGDALAEGDAFDLFDAVAFAGSFASLELPLLPEGLRWDTSRLTVDGTIQVARALPPTPPVFAAPVREGNNLILSGTGGRPGDLYRVLAADNLALPLVEWEEVASGRFGLDGSFAQTLPILAEQRQRYFIIVSP
- a CDS encoding LamG-like jellyroll fold domain-containing protein translates to MKRAFFFLKSPSIWRRVYVGLVLFLMGTLPSPLSAALIAYWNFDEGTGTIARDTSGVGTPHDGTLAAQGTGTLPQWIPGRFGYALDFNRVDNGNGSRVTVPFQNDLWLNDAFTISFWYRPGPNIGDFPGPMRIGSQSATSGSNIGWGFFRARNGNRLTFKRGNAQPNMFPPALVNGTWYHVVLRHDGVNQNTAIIFGVSTNVTTQAWLDATATTIFEFGRMDQMDDCDLDDVAFFNEALPLERIYTLNSVPTQLGLDYSLAEVRALWAIFDAGPGSSGTVKGRTWTYTTEIPGSPAPGEAFIAGNKFYVVLAPGAGLTATATFYGDINPAGAGRPGTLVLPETPDIASSARLVFDLGATTELGPQNDFLEIQGDLVITNTPVVINPLAPLANGTYWLIKYTGVKRGDFNPVVIHNSRYSINLDETEEGKIKLVVNGTNAPLQWVATANGNWNFTMANWSNLVTQAEDVFKQADVVRFDDTQLVQINVVLGGQLSPAGVVVASSSLNFSFTGSGTLGGMALGLTKSGTSTLTLGTANLFLGPVQINEGILKLGHPAALGATGQGTIIGAGATLDLGGISPGTEPVSVSGAGHNGVGAIINSGGALVNNGLGGVITLQGDTTLGGPNRFDIFAGTIVGNGHRLIKVGPAEIALSHLGETGLGEVEVLGGQLTVLGNTQLGNPAAPLMVRPGATLAFWAVGTNATTKNIIMENGRLLNATTPPLDNAVLRGSLRLSGTNTVDGVSSISLYGEIMGNGRLNKNGSGTLTLDSPGEFQGAIYLNSGRLTLGTNATLAGVTNLVLAAGTVMDVSSLRPAQLYDLPEGQSLMGSGMVHGSVRAGARTVLQPGTSAGTLTITNHLTLETGATLVFELGESTVEGGGTNDLLVLGGDLYLNGRVTLKIVPLAPLNTTEFYTLINYGGTLNGLVENLEVVTDSRYSFLLDTSVPGKIRLLATAEGGTITWRGDHPSGPGLWDLNQTPNWAGNERFLAGDTVVFDDSGVETTVQLVGDLYPAIWRIEANSKNYVFRGEGRIRGGSLTKSQGGTATIANTGINDFAGAITLLGGGAGSGRGRGVWKSRLRPGGKPRQTCAQAQRRRDLGQHHDRGRAFC
- a CDS encoding c-type cytochrome domain-containing protein; translated protein: MNRHRVFFGVAGLALAGALALVAADLAAKLPPPSDKKGLTYEKDIKPIFEKSCIECHGPDKQKGRVRLDSLEATLKSGKGKAVVPGKSEESLLVLSVARVTEDPDHHMPPEGKGEPLSKEQVGLIRAWIDQGAK
- a CDS encoding AAA family ATPase, with amino-acid sequence MNPNELAWQETLARARAEIQKVIIGQEQVVDLALMAILTGQHALVEGVPGVAKTLLVRTLAAVLHCQFARIQFTPDLMPSDITGTNVFNLQRNEFTLIKGPVFTDFLLADEINRAPAKTQAALLQAMQERAVTIDRETHALSPNFTVFATQNPIEYEGTYPLPEAQKDRFMLKINMACPGREEELTLARRMLQGEAPENVLARGEVHPVLGPNELQRLRAAMEAITVRDELVAYLLDLVRATREHEALLAGAGPRATQSLLLASRASAALAGRDFVTPDDIKALALPVLEHRLVLRPEFEIEGLTVREVIERILQETPVPR
- a CDS encoding class I SAM-dependent methyltransferase, producing the protein MSDNADHLSTRWHGLRAALAGLNGYVLLLRWLKPDLYRACLSENIRRGEEYLGWGLPPRDPIDFLWKNRPSSLSREDRVHLPPRLTDAGGTSLTELTMLAAATRLLQPRCVFEIGTFNGRTTAVFLMNTPPEARVYSLDLPPSATPTEKNMIDSDCSLIQRRRLAAYVYEYGLEARFEQLLGDSLAFDPSPFAGRVELGFIDGAHALPYVRNDTEKMARMIAPAGLVFWHDYGGRGRFGPLTAYLESLQERLALYRVPGTTLAWTQGSELRKLLPD